The Strix aluco isolate bStrAlu1 chromosome 1, bStrAlu1.hap1, whole genome shotgun sequence genome has a window encoding:
- the PEX2 gene encoding peroxisome biogenesis factor 2, whose protein sequence is MASSIGNEKSLNPVLRISQLDALELNKALEQLVWSQFTSCFHGFKPGVLAHFEPEVKAFLWLVLWRFTVYSKNATVGQAILNIQYKNNLSQTEKYQSLSKQQKLWYLIFTVGGRWLEERCYDLFSNRQLQSFCKIKGYINFGAGLLKLCGLLNFLIFLQKGTFATLTERILGIRSVFCKPQSVRQVGFEYMNRELLWHGFAEFLIYLLPLINLQKLKLTISSWCLPIAGLSNSENTLAAHCKECSLCGEWPTMPHTVGCSHVFCYYCIKSNYLFDMYFTCPKCGSEVHSLQPLKYKIEMTELRA, encoded by the coding sequence atggcTTCCAGCATTGGAAATGAAAAGAGTCTGAATCCTGTGCTCAGAATAAGTCAACTTGATGCTCTTGAACTGAACAAAGCCCTGGAACAACTAGTGTGGTCCCAGTTTACCAGCTGTTTTCATGGATTTAAACCAGGGGTGTTGGCTCATTTTGAACCagaagtaaaagcatttttatggCTTGTATTATGGAGATTCACTGTCTATTCCAAGAATGCAACTGTGGGACAGGCTATTCTGAATATTCAATACAAGAATAACTTATCTCAGACAGAGAAATACCAATCTCTGAGCAAACAGCAGAAGTTATGGTACCTTATTTTCACTGTTGGTGGAAGATGGTTGGAGGAAAGATGTTATGATTTATTTAGTAATCGTCAGCTGCAATCTTTCTGCAAAATTAAGGGTTATATTAACTTTGGAGCCGGACTTCTTAAACTCTGTGGACTTctaaattttctgatttttcttcagaaaggaacATTTGCAACGCTTACAGAACGGATTCTAGGAATTAGGTCAGTTTTTTGCAAGCCGCAAAGTGTTCGTCAGGTAGGATTTGAATACATGAACAGGGAACTCTTATGGCATGGCTTTGCTGAATTTCTCATCTATCTGCTACCACTTATTAATTTACAGAAACTAAAACTTACAATTTCTTCTTGGTGTTTGCCTATTGCAGGTCTTTCTAATAGTGAAAACACATTAGCAGCTCACTGCAAGGAATGTTCACTATGTGGGGAATGGCCTACCATGCCTCATACCGTAGGCTGTTCACATGTTTTTTGTTACTACTGTATTAAGAGTAACTATTTATTTGATATGTATTTTACATGTCCTAAATGCGGCTCAGAGGTACACAGTCTTCAGCcactgaaatataaaatagaaatgacAGAATTACGTGCCTGA